A window of the Candidatus Jettenia caeni genome harbors these coding sequences:
- a CDS encoding heat shock protein gives MASKKGEKRESEGSFDIGLGGIFKGLGDLVDKLSDLTEKGKEFQKTGEIKGLNKNLSGVYGFSIKVGGFGTDKVKVEPFGNIRKDKKGDVGVDEVREPLVDIFEEAHYIQIIAEMPGVDEKDIQVTIKDDILEISAETQQKKYYKEILLKESFTKDTMIHTYKNGVLEIKLAR, from the coding sequence ATGGCATCCAAAAAAGGTGAAAAAAGAGAATCAGAGGGCAGTTTTGACATAGGATTAGGCGGTATCTTTAAGGGTTTGGGTGATCTTGTGGACAAGCTATCAGATCTCACGGAAAAGGGGAAGGAGTTTCAGAAAACGGGCGAGATCAAAGGTCTGAACAAAAATTTGAGTGGCGTATATGGCTTTTCTATAAAGGTAGGTGGTTTTGGTACTGATAAGGTAAAGGTCGAACCCTTTGGTAATATACGCAAGGACAAAAAAGGCGATGTTGGTGTAGATGAGGTGCGAGAGCCTTTAGTAGATATCTTTGAGGAGGCACATTATATTCAAATCATCGCCGAAATGCCCGGAGTAGATGAGAAGGATATTCAGGTAACCATAAAAGATGATATATTAGAAATTTCAGCCGAGACTCAGCAGAAGAAATATTATAAGGAGATCCTTCTGAAAGAAAGCTTTACCAAAGATACCATGATACATACCTATAAGAATGGGGTACTGGAAATAAAACTAGCAAGATAA
- a CDS encoding two-component response regulator, with amino-acid sequence MASDGNTGMEIFNKEFPSVVILDLRMPGMHGIEILRQIRSINNEIPVIIITAYGEIRSAVEAIKIGAYDYITKPFDNEELELTVKRAIEERSMRQEIYKLKTQFGLAMPLFEQMGSSAEIMKINELLGCVAPTNFTVLIYGETGSGKELVARSIHSRSSRKDKAFIVVDCGSIPETLIESELFGFEKGAFTGAEQKKIGQFEIASGGTIFLDEIGNLPKSMQGKLLRVLQERRIRRLGSNKEVEIDVRVVAAGNERLESLVESGSFRMDLYQRLNEFCIEIPPLRRRKDDIVFLCKRFLDITNKELNKNIRGITKEALGILLEYHWPGNVRELKNVIRRAVLLSGEIIEPKHLVVNILETKQQQYHGEDQTSGIRHQIQAADCAASSHLDINSGKELSLHDTVAKCIEDAEKRLIEEVLKRTKGNKSQAAKILKVDYKTMHYKVKKYGITIQTTPEVNRNAQNLA; translated from the coding sequence ATGGCAAGCGATGGCAATACAGGGATGGAGATTTTTAACAAGGAATTTCCCAGCGTTGTTATTCTCGATCTTCGTATGCCAGGCATGCATGGGATAGAGATATTACGGCAAATCAGAAGTATTAACAATGAAATTCCTGTAATCATAATTACTGCTTATGGGGAAATACGATCGGCAGTCGAGGCTATTAAAATTGGCGCATATGATTATATTACAAAGCCCTTTGATAATGAAGAGTTAGAACTAACCGTAAAAAGAGCTATCGAAGAAAGATCTATGCGGCAGGAAATTTATAAACTGAAAACGCAATTTGGTCTTGCTATGCCGCTCTTCGAACAAATGGGGTCCAGTGCCGAGATTATGAAGATAAATGAGCTGTTAGGGTGTGTTGCTCCGACCAATTTTACGGTTCTTATTTATGGGGAAACTGGTTCTGGTAAAGAATTAGTAGCACGGAGTATTCACAGCCGAAGTTCCAGAAAGGATAAAGCATTTATCGTAGTGGATTGCGGTTCAATTCCGGAAACTTTGATTGAGAGTGAACTCTTTGGGTTTGAGAAAGGCGCTTTTACCGGCGCAGAACAGAAGAAAATAGGACAATTTGAAATAGCATCCGGGGGCACAATATTTCTTGATGAGATTGGAAATTTACCGAAATCTATGCAAGGTAAGCTATTGCGAGTCCTTCAGGAACGAAGGATTCGGCGTTTGGGGAGCAATAAAGAAGTCGAGATTGATGTGCGTGTTGTTGCAGCAGGAAATGAGCGGCTGGAGTCCCTCGTAGAATCAGGATCTTTTAGAATGGACCTGTATCAGCGATTGAACGAATTCTGCATTGAGATACCGCCGTTAAGACGGCGGAAGGATGATATTGTCTTTCTTTGTAAGAGATTTCTGGATATTACCAATAAGGAATTAAACAAGAATATTCGGGGAATTACAAAAGAGGCGCTCGGGATATTACTCGAATATCATTGGCCGGGTAATGTAAGAGAATTAAAAAATGTTATCCGCCGGGCAGTATTATTATCAGGAGAAATTATTGAGCCTAAACATCTTGTTGTAAATATACTGGAAACAAAACAACAACAGTATCATGGGGAAGATCAGACATCTGGTATAAGACACCAAATTCAGGCGGCCGATTGTGCCGCTTCTTCACATTTAGATATTAATAGTGGTAAAGAACTTTCCCTCCATGATACCGTAGCTAAATGTATTGAAGACGCAGAAAAAAGGTTAATTGAGGAGGTGCTAAAAAGAACCAAAGGAAATAAAAGCCAGGCAGCCAAGATTCTCAAAGTTGATTACAAAACTATGCATTATAAAGTCAAGAAGTACGGAATTACAATACAAACTACACCTGAGGTTAACCGCAATGCGCAAAATTTAGCTTGA